Proteins encoded within one genomic window of Humulus lupulus chromosome 1, drHumLupu1.1, whole genome shotgun sequence:
- the LOC133791864 gene encoding uncharacterized protein LOC133791864 codes for MPKYLLPLTDHFPGRVTYRGNGYFKTIKDKFEELGLIERVKESPFKQFFMAEKLDFSASLMHQLMLRKIQCFKEDELHLHLGSRPCRFGRGEFALVTGLNFSSGPSETDLKKHLTSDRLIKEYFNDEETVKLMHLEAALKNCTIVEDAYKLGLCFFVEGVLLAREGKLNVWIDSLKMVEDTEYFFTYPWGKVSFNKLMDSCKKDMHHQKRNYEKKKEVKGKQKEAKYSLYGYVPALQYWAYEAIQQFAREYGINHGNQFPRMLSWSSNKERPISKADLAPMFKKTSLIVLSMLKPRPSEIDYYSALTEGDAPLYPGLGQEEEVETPTDFEKVAEIAAEVAKAANIFVDGPDDEDTPAPIDPTPSAPAPSVHPSPDQPDLREVLERLERVESRQDTILENQAVIMDVVNKILTFVQDLPNDSDSDSDSLDLPDDFVSHDIGTPPPIVLTANPETPGVAIIEPGDVVGVEFQLAKRKRRKPKKFEDYTDPTRKKARLDAIDDVPLVLDPLKKPLATQYRTVGKWLLGDIPNKTKRDVQSGVYGPSWFLTMKTPQFWIDDGHIDAAMHMLRRRRQFYPGAYRQDGVVMNIMFSQVVPARYDAYQTAKEADKKRFLWDSDVISMITGIDNQFLASWKGVDTVYWCQNYLQAHWFAVEASISTWTLNVYDSDVTVISDKQLQSFMKSWSTLFPSLLLQSQLFKDDPRLTIPPGAKRCKEFNVHRMPVDSVPQTKVSGDCGVYAIKHIEHLLGRLPLDTICDDNMELFRNKWTVDLWYQNVRH; via the exons atgccgaagtatcttttacccttgacagatcactttcctggacgagtcacatataggggcaatggttactttaaaacaatcaaggacaagtttgaggagctcgggttgatagaaagggtgaaggaatccccattcaaacaatttttcatggCTGAGAAATTGGACTTCTCTGCATCTCTCATGCATCAATTAATGTTGCGCAAGATCCAGTGCTtcaaagaggatgagttgcatttacatttgggatctagaccctgcagatttggtagaggcgagtttgctttggttacggggttgaacttcagttccgggccatctgagactgatttgaagaaacacttgactagtgaccgcttaatcaaggagtactttaatgatgaagaaacagtgaagttaatgcatttggaggctgctttaaaaaactgcactatagttgaagatgcctacaagttgggcctatgtttctttgttgagggggttttacttgcacgagagggcaagttaaatgtctggatagattcgctgaagatggtggaggacactgagtacttctttacttacccatgggggaaggtgtcttttaacaagcttatggattcatgtaagaaagacatgcatcatcagaaaaggaactatgagaagaaaaaggaagttaaggggaaacagaaagaagcaaaatacagtttgtatggttatgtccctgcattgcagtattgggcatatgaagccatccagcagtttgcacgtgagtatggtattaaccatggaaaccagtttccgaggatgcttagttggtcgagcaataaggagcgtcctatttcgaaggccgaccttgcaccgatgttcaagaagacgagt ttgattgtgttgtccatgttgaagccccggccttcggagatagattattatagcgctctgacggagggtgatgctcccttgtatcccgggttgggccaagaagaagaggtagaaactcccactgattttgagaaggtggcggagatagctgctgaggttgcgaaggcagcaaatatttttgttgatggccctgatgatgaggataccCCAGCCCCCATCGACCCCACACCCTCGGCCCCAGCCCCATCGGTACACCCCAGTCCTGATCAACCTGATTTACGGgaggtgttggagaggttggagcgagtcgagagtcgtcaggataccatcctagagaaccaggcggtcatcatggatgttgtcaataagatcttgacattcgtacaagatcttccaaatgattctgattctgattccgactcacttgacctcccagatgattttgtctcacatgacataggcactcctcccccgatagtactcacagcaaatcctgagaccccaggtgttgctattatagaacctGGGGATGTTGTTGGTGTAGAGTTTCaattggccaagaggaaaagacgcaaacctaagaaatttgaagactacaccGACCCAACCAGAAAGAAAGCTCGTTTGGATGCGATTGATGACGTGCCATTAGTCCTCGACCCTCTAAAGAAGCCACTTGCTACACAGTACAGAACGGTCggcaagtggttgcttggagatattccgaacaagacgaagagggatgtccaatctggtgtgtatggtccgagttggtttctgacgatgaagacaccacagttttggatcgatgatggg catattgatgcggccatGCATATGCTACGTAGGCGTCGACAGTTCTATCCCGGGGCGTATCGGCAAGATGGtgttgtgatgaatattatgttctcacaagtggtaccggctcgttatgatgcatatcagactgccaaggaagcggataagaaaaggtttttgtgggattcagatgtgatatcaatgattacgggaattgacaatcaatttctggcatcgtggaagggagtagacactgtatattggtgccagaactaccttcaagcgcattggtttgcagttgaagcctccatttctacttggactctgaatgtttatgattcGGACGTGACCgtgataagtgataaacaactgcaatcttttatgaagtcatggtctactttgttcccatcgttgttattacagtcacaacttttcaaggacgaccctcggttgacgattccacctggagctaaaagatgcaaagagttcaatgtgcaccgcatgccagttgattcagtaccccaaaccaaagtcag tggagattgtggtgtgtacgccatcaagcacatcgaacacttattgggtaggctaccacttGACACGATTTGCGATGACAACATGGAGTTGTTCAGAAACAAATGGACAGTtgacttatggtatcagaatgttagacattga
- the LOC133814288 gene encoding uncharacterized protein LOC133814288 produces MKDRYRHRKTIRHEHFEKRYNGPEDWEKVLNNPTKDVNKEEWTQIYQLFTSPKFIAHSVKKKENQKKQKYFTTQGTKSLAVIRHKKANPDLIESWKEYYWKKTTNDFVNDDARQDYMSPMPDSNNISGTSSSQPPAPTHPSMYEAAPSQHMVPPYMCGATPSPYLWLIPPSSQPPYPYMYGVGSSTSPPQYPWPMPPPHPPQQP; encoded by the exons ATGAAAGACCGTTACCGTCATAGGAAAACGATAAGACACGAACACTTTGAGAAACGGTACAATGGACCAGAGGATTGGGAGAAGGTTCTAAACAACCCAACCAAGGATGTTAACAAGGAGGAGTGGACGCAGATCTATCAGTTATTTACAAGTCCAAAATTTATTGCGCACTCCGTAAAGAAAAAGGAAAATCAGAAGAAACAGAAGTATTTTACAACGCAGGGTACAAAATCGCTGGCAGTCATTCGTCACAAAAAA gCTAACCCAGACCTTATTGAGTCATGGAAGGAATACTACTGGAAGAAAACAACAAATGATTTCGTGAACGACGATGCtcgccaagattat ATGTCGCCTATGCCTGATAGCAACAATATTTCTGGAACTTcatcttctcaacctccagctccaaCCCATCCTTCCATGTACGAGGCAGCGCCGTCTCAACATATGGTACCTCCATACATGTGCGGAGCAACACCATCACCTTATCTGTGGCTGATTCCACCATCGTCACAGCCAccgtatccctacatgtatggagtAGGATCGTCCACATCTCCTCCCCAATATCCTTGGCCAATGCCACCGCCGCATCCACCACAGCAACCATAG